TATCCATATAAGGAGCGTTCTGTATAGCCAAGCGGAAGGAGGCCGAGACTTCGGGAGGATGAAGCCAACCACACTTACTCTTTAAGGAGCGCGTGCAACACGCAATCCAACTCTTTGCCTGCGTAAATTTATTccccacgaaaaaaaaatattgctgCTGGAGGAGAAAAGGTTACAGTAAAAACAAGAACTTGCCTTTTGGCTTCTGGCCTGTTGTTTGCCGCTTCcgtaaaaaaggagaaaacaaaaatgatttgcgTGGGACCAAGTCAGCCTTGGGCGCTTCGTGAGTTGAGTTGCCCGTAGTAGACAAAAGAAGATTGTGAAGTCCGTAAAAGTTGTGTTGATTTTCGAGGAGGtttttgtctatttctttcttgtatatTGAGTTATTGACAGTGAAATTCGATTACCAATAGTTTTCACACACTATTACATCAGATGAAATCATCAAATTCTACAGGTAAGAACTTCTCCCCAGTGTGTAAGCGTTGTTTTGTTGATCTAGACGGCTTGACCGAATGGGTCACTCAACTGTCattattgtctttttctccCAAATTGCTTTGAATCAGTTCATACTGGTTTTATCCTTTATACAAGTTCATACTGAATGATATCTCAAATCCCAAGAGTTCTAGAAAGTGgttcatttctttcaaagaTGTTGCTGGTTGCTTCTTACCCGTTTCTATTGTTGAGACCAAACCCATCGTCAGAATAGTCTTTACTTGCAAATGTGGTGCTGGTCTCAAGACATATTCCAATTTCACAACACGCTGTGAATAATTTCACATAGGTAGTAGGCTAGTAGCCGTTGCTCTGGAATATGTTTGGAATTGTCCTGTCGAAGTAATTATGTGAACGAGCTGTCAGCAGAAAACTGCAAGTATTGAGGGGTTGGTGGACCTAAGACAATGCAATGCACATAACCTTGCAAGTTTTGTCAGTCAGACAACAAGCAGACGTTTGGTTCATCGAATGCCAGCGGCTGGGTCTCCGGTTGTGCGCATTTGTTTGTCAGAACAGGGAGTGCGTGGTCTTTGAAATGTTACAGCACATTTGGCAGCAGCTTATTGAGACTCGTGTTTGAGGGGTGCGGGAGTTGTTAGGGGTGGGTGGGGTGTTATTATATAGAAGAAGGTCGAGTTTCGACACCTCTGCTGTCTCGTGAAATGGAATGCTGTCTCTGTGCGTATGTGTTCATGTGAAACTAAAGCGTCTAGGATAAAAAACGCCACCCGAATGGGAGGGGATCGATCGACAAAAACTGTGTCGTGTCTTGGTCGTCGATGATTATcgtctcaaaaagaaaaagggaggagTGCGCTTTGTACTGTCGGGTGGGACGCACCAGAGTTTCGTGAAGGCGTGAGCCGGTCGTTTCGGGTTTATTTTGGAATCTCAGCCGCTCGCCGCTCGAATTGGAAAAAGGTAGGCGGAgtagaaaaggagaaaacgagaagaaagTAGTGGTTACTGTTTGTCTTGAGTGAGCGCGCGTTcactagataaaaaaaagggaggaaacaaaaacagcGCGTTATTTACTGTCGACGTAGTCTTAGTGAAGAAAAACTCTCATGGATGaggaaaccccaaaaaatcccCAAACAATCGAATCGTCAAACGAGACAGACAACTTTTCCTTTCCATGTTTAGTGTGACGTTGTTGGGCTTGGTATTGTGACACGTTGAGCGATCAAAGTGGTGTAGAGTGATGATGGCGTTTGTCTAGTTATGCCCCCTGCTGCAGTCCTTGAATCAGGGCCTATTCAAATGGGTcgcactttttattttttcttcatcgtcgtcgtccctcACTTTTTTAACGCCTCCACCACCATCAAAGACGCCCTGTCGAGGACAGATTTAACCTCGAGCCTTGTCGGGATCCTATGTAGTAgtaccctttttctttctttccttgcCTCTTTCTTCCGTTCTCTCCTTGACGTGTCTGTTTGGCCtttgaaaaggggaaaagaaaagaagatgaaattggAATGGTGCCGGATCCCACATTCATAGAGCGTGAGTCGTCGGCCAGCGTCGTCTTAGCAAAACTTTCAGTTAATCGAATGGactgacgacgacgagttcCCTTGCTAGAAGACGTCGGCACGGAGAAGAGACTCGACGACGTCGTGAGTCTCTGCGATTAGTGGCCGTCCGacttcttattcttctctctctagaGAGAGATTTGCCcattgcgtgtgtgtgtgtgtgttttcgtCTGTTACGTATCTATATTGCTCCTTCGGTCGGATGATGACGGACTAAATGACTATTGAGGCGGCCAAAATGGAGCGCGATTGGTCTTGGAGTGTGGCGTGTTTTGGTCAACAGAAAGACTATATGGATCTCCCTCCCCGTAGTTGGGGCGAAAAggaagcgcagcagcagcaaggggAGGAGCCGGAATTGTGGACCAGCGGCGGTTATCAACCGGCTGTTGACTGCTGGTCGGCCAACAGTTGTGAAAAATTGCTCTCCAGCAGTCGAACTCGATTGGTGGGGGAGTCGACCGCCACCGACGTCATTTCGAACGGACAAGGAGATTCTTGGGGTCTTCGTCGCCGAAGTCGAAGTAGTAGCAACAGCAGACAACATCAAGTTGTCACTGATTATATTCCTGCTCCCAAAAACTTGACCAATTCTCCCAATTCGTCGGTCCAATTCCCACCTTTCTCACCGCCAACAAGTTCTTTCCACCACGAATCTAGCCCGTCTCCTTCTTTGCGACGGTGGAAACAGTTGAAATACGCCGGACGCAATTGGCGGAGTTGGCGACGCCTCTACAGCAGGTACCACAATACCTCCCCTTTGGCTCCGGCTCTGTACAGTATGACATTTACATCCGAAACATCAACCAGACGAGCAGTTGCTGCTTTCTTGTAACACATTTAGCCCATTGGTCGTAGTCTAATCGCGTAGTTTCCTCCATCTCAACCCGAGGCCGACTTGACTGTGTGTTTTTAGAATTACTAAAGtcttggcatttttttttttgtttttgaatgtttcagtATTGAGGAATTGCGCACGCTcccgtcagcagcagcagtcccgTTCCATCAGCGCAGAATGAGCGTCAGCATGACCAAAGAGCAGCAACAACtgcaccaacaacaacagcaccaccaccagcatgGCAACGAATGGAGTCCGCTCCAGGTGGCCAGCAGCACACGGCTTGGGCTAGCACCACAGATGGCCCGGCCGCTCCTCATCCAAAGCCACCACCACGTCGGCGGTGGCAACAGTAGTACTAGTAGTAGTCACAGTGATATTCGGCCTCTGCTGAAACAGCAAATGTTGCCACCCGAACTGCCGCTGAGAAGGGGCGGATCGGTCGACCGGGTTCTCTTGCCCACGGAAAATTACAACACTAACACAACCAAATCATCTAATAGTGAGAAAAGACAAATGTTATAAGATTCTTATTACATTATTGCTAATGACCCTTGATATATTTTTAGGCGAAAGCGGAAGTTTATTCAATCCCAATAACAGCGTTCTCACTTTCAAAGTGTTTGGACCCAATCCCACCCAAGTGGTAAACATGGTAAAATGTTTGGAATCATCCACTGTCGAGGTATTGAACTTCTCAAAGATCGATGGGAATTATTGATTTACAAAAATACTTTGGTTCTTTTCAATAGGAAGCCATAGCTCAAGTGACGGAACGATTATCGGCCGGTCCTCGTGCCTATCAGGCCCTTTACGGCTTTAGAATAGTCGAATCAAGCAATCCAAAGGGCCCCCATTATTGGTTAGACAACACCTCGACACTCTCACAAGTGCAAGAGCGTTTCGCATTAGAAATGGTCGGAGTATCTGACAGCAAGTGGCGAGTCGAATTGCGAATCCGTTGCGTGCCAAAAAATTTGCACGAACTTTACGAGAAAGACAAGTTCACATTTCTATTTTACTACGATCAAGTGAGTCATGCTGTGAAGGCCAATTACGTCATCCTACCATTCATTTACCACCATCATTCTTCTTTGATTGAATTCTTGACAGACTCGTTTTGACTATTTGAGCCACGGATCTCTGACAGTCGACCCGGACCTTGCCGTGCATTTGTGCTGCCTGGAGATTCGACGAATCTTCAAGGACGTGTCCCCTTCGACGCTGGAAAAAAAGTCCAATTTggaatacttagaaaaagaatTCGGGTTGCGCAGTCTCTTGCCAGAGTGCGTCATTGCCAACGTCAAATCCAAAAATCTGAAGAAGATGATCCAACAGCAATCGAAAAAGTGTGTCCCGTTAGGTGAAGCAGCCTGCATGTTCAAATTTCTCGAACTCCTTCGCACAGTTTACCGATACGATCGAGAAAAATTTCAGTGCGATTTAGGGGTAAATATAACACGAAACATCTGCCTGTTTTGcagcttattatttttatgactatttttctttgctaCAGACGGGTTGGTCCATTCCAGTTGAACTCATTATCGGTCCGGATGTTGGCATCTCCTACACGGCTAGTCAAGCGGGCAGTCAGGTTTGTTTTCCGTTCAATTGTCGATTGAATTCTTCGCATATAAATGGTCCGCGTTTTCTCCACAGTTGATTTTAGTGGCAGATTTCAGTCACGTGTCCCAGGTGGAGACCCTAATGTCTGCCGACTGTGAGAGCCACAATAATGTACAGCGCATTGTTGGTGGGGTCAGCAGTAACAAGGCCGTCGTGCAAATCAAAGTTGCCGGCTCGCAGGAGCCTTTGCTCATTACTTGCAGTTCAATCGAGATGGCAGAAAACATTGCCGATCTAGTGGACCGTTATTGCCGTTTGGTCAACGGCACCAATCTCTCGTTGTGGAACAAACGAGGTAAAATTTTCGTCCtttaatattcttttattctttcgtcATGTCGGAAATGTTCATTAACCCTCTCTCTGTGCGCTAACTTTTACAAGCTTCTCAAATGACTTATTACGGATGCCCGTGCTATCACGGTaatgtatttcttttgaaaatccaAGTAGTTGTCTAGATTTCTTGGTTTGTTATTGGACTCGTTATAGCCTACCATGCTCTGTTCCGACCAGTTTTATTGAGCATTATTTCATTCTACAGATCTAGTCAATCGTTCGCGACCGGGATCGCGTGTCAGTACGACCAATTCTAGGAGTACCAGCAGAAATGGTAGTCCGGCTCCAATGGGACCTGGGCATCGAAGTCGTGTGGGCGGCGAACCAAGTAATGATACACGCGACTACGCCGAATTGTTCGATGAAGACGGCGACTATTCCACTCCTTCTGGTAATATTCTGATGAAAGAAATTGTTGCACGATGACTAATGAAATAACTGGA
This DNA window, taken from Daphnia pulex isolate KAP4 chromosome 2, ASM2113471v1, encodes the following:
- the LOC124188495 gene encoding focal adhesion kinase 1-like isoform X6, whose translation is MTIEAAKMERDWSWSVACFGQQKDYMDLPPRSWGEKEAQQQQGEEPELWTSGGYQPAVDCWSANSCEKLLSSSRTRLVGESTATDVISNGQGDSWGLRRRSRSSSNSRQHQVVTDYIPAPKNLTNSPNSSVQFPPFSPPTSSFHHESSPSPSLRRWKQLKYAGRNWRSWRRLYSSIEELRTLPSAAAVPFHQRRMSVSMTKEQQQLHQQQQHHHQHGNEWSPLQVASSTRLGLAPQMARPLLIQSHHHVGGGNSSTSSSHSDIRPLLKQQMLPPELPLRRGGSVDRVLLPTENYNTNTTKSSNSESGSLFNPNNSVLTFKVFGPNPTQVVNMVKCLESSTVEEAIAQVTERLSAGPRAYQALYGFRIVESSNPKGPHYWLDNTSTLSQVQERFALEMVGVSDSKWRVELRIRCVPKNLHELYEKDKFTFLFYYDQTRFDYLSHGSLTVDPDLAVHLCCLEIRRIFKDVSPSTLEKKSNLEYLEKEFGLRSLLPECVIANVKSKNLKKMIQQQSKKCVPLGEAACMFKFLELLRTVYRYDREKFQCDLGTGWSIPVELIIGPDVGISYTASQAGSQLILVADFSHVSQVETLMSADCESHNNVQRIVGGVSSNKAVVQIKVAGSQEPLLITCSSIEMAENIADLVDRYCRLVNGTNLSLWNKRASQMTYYGCPCYHDLVNRSRPGSRVSTTNSRSTSRNGSPAPMGPGHRSRVGGEPSNDTRDYAELFDEDGDYSTPSVPNYELPRNLIELQEIVGFGHFGDVHRGIFRNGSGEPTMVAVKTCKDQTMADKFLEEAYIMQQFDHPNIIRLVGVCSQAPVWIVMELAKYGEMRAYLQKNQARLELDLATLVLFAYQLSTALSYLESKKFVHRDIAARNILVSADDCVKLADFGLSRWVEESCYYKASKGVLPIKWMAPESINYRRFTTASDVWMFGVCMWEIFMLGIKPFQGIKNSDVIGRIESGERLPLPIICPPNLYSLMLQCWSNEPSKRPCFREIKETLYEILMEERRERDETMSRENRRVAAISWSSTGSAGNGEDLPPPKPSRVPATYVGIGGGAGKSVPSASSEQSLSGPTTYLVAPNSEVLAQLMRDNETRADAGHYTAPASAFNTFTEPNEPSREHMEQERRMLEWKLRQQQRQSEEDSRWLAEEESHLRKRLSVAASSSDRSDTDSMDGANACQKDRSTPLQGNPLDDRSVVVKKLEPTPTARLDRTHDKVYDATTSVVRAVMLLSQGVQQAKIENYVDLVKKVGLELRTLLTSVDQLVPHFPPSTHREVEMAHKVLSKDMAELVSALKLAERYSNTTLDNEYRKGMLSAAHILAMNAKNLLDVVDHVRIKHPHVNVYFSSSNRSQDSSAGCSTADNTSYQISSS
- the LOC124188495 gene encoding focal adhesion kinase 1-like isoform X1, producing MTIEAAKMERDWSWSVACFGQQKDYMDLPPRSWGEKEAQQQQGEEPELWTSGGYQPAVDCWSANSCEKLLSSSRTRLVGESTATDVISNGQGDSWGLRRRSRSSSNSRQHQVVTDYIPAPKNLTNSPNSSVQFPPFSPPTSSFHHESSPSPSLRRWKQLKYAGRNWRSWRRLYSSIEELRTLPSAAAVPFHQRRMSVSMTKEQQQLHQQQQHHHQHGNEWSPLQVASSTRLGLAPQMARPLLIQSHHHVGGGNSSTSSSHSDIRPLLKQQMLPPELPLRRGGSVDRVLLPTENYNTNTTKSSNSESGSLFNPNNSVLTFKVFGPNPTQVVNMVKCLESSTVEEAIAQVTERLSAGPRAYQALYGFRIVESSNPKGPHYWLDNTSTLSQVQERFALEMVGVSDSKWRVELRIRCVPKNLHELYEKDKFTFLFYYDQTRFDYLSHGSLTVDPDLAVHLCCLEIRRIFKDVSPSTLEKKSNLEYLEKEFGLRSLLPECVIANVKSKNLKKMIQQQSKKCVPLGEAACMFKFLELLRTVYRYDREKFQCDLGTGWSIPVELIIGPDVGISYTASQAGSQLILVADFSHVSQVETLMSADCESHNNVQRIVGGVSSNKAVVQIKVAGSQEPLLITCSSIEMAENIADLVDRYCRLVNGTNLSLWNKRASQMTYYGCPCYHDLVNRSRPGSRVSTTNSRSTSRNGSPAPMGPGHRSRVGGEPSNDTRDYAELFDEDGDYSTPSVPNYELPRNLIELQEIVGFGHFGDVHRGIFRNGSGEPTMVAVKTCKDQTMADKFLEEAYIMQQFDHPNIIRLVGVCSQAPVWIVMELAKYGEMRAYLQKNQARLELDLATLVLFAYQLSTALSYLESKKFVHRDIAARNILVSADDCVKLADFGLSRWVEESCYYKASKGVLPIKWMAPESINYRRFTTASDVWMFGVCMWEIFMLGIKPFQGIKNSDVIGRIESGERLPLPIICPPNLYSLMLQCWSNEPSKRPCFREIKETLYEILMEERRERDETMSRENRRVAAISWSSTGSAGNGEDLPPPKPSRVPATYVGIGGGAGKSVPSASSEQSLSGPTTYLVAPNSEVLAQLMRDNETRADAGHYTAPASAFNTFTVEFSHTSSSNSNPASPQHKSKTKGRKNQPVYANIMMADATPPSAAIAAAAVATNPAPYKDEPNEPSREHMEQERRMLEWKLRQQQRQSEEDSRWLAEEESHLQRKRLSVAASSSDRSDTDSMDGANACQKDRSTPLQGNPLDDRSVVVKKLEPTPTARLDRTHDKVYDATTSVVRAVMLLSQGVQQAKIENYVDLVKKVGLELRTLLTSVDQLVPHFPPSTHREVEMAHKVLSKDMAELVSALKLAERYSNTTLDNEYRKGMLSAAHILAMNAKNLLDVVDHVRIKHPHVNVYFSSSNRSQDSSAGCSTADNTSYQISSS
- the LOC124188495 gene encoding focal adhesion kinase 1-like isoform X2, which encodes MTIEAAKMERDWSWSVACFGQQKDYMDLPPRSWGEKEAQQQQGEEPELWTSGGYQPAVDCWSANSCEKLLSSSRTRLVGESTATDVISNGQGDSWGLRRRSRSSSNSRQHQVVTDYIPAPKNLTNSPNSSVQFPPFSPPTSSFHHESSPSPSLRRWKQLKYAGRNWRSWRRLYSSIEELRTLPSAAAVPFHQRRMSVSMTKEQQQLHQQQQHHHQHGNEWSPLQVASSTRLGLAPQMARPLLIQSHHHVGGGNSSTSSSHSDIRPLLKQQMLPPELPLRRGGSVDRVLLPTENYNTNTTKSSNSESGSLFNPNNSVLTFKVFGPNPTQVVNMVKCLESSTVEEAIAQVTERLSAGPRAYQALYGFRIVESSNPKGPHYWLDNTSTLSQVQERFALEMVGVSDSKWRVELRIRCVPKNLHELYEKDKFTFLFYYDQTRFDYLSHGSLTVDPDLAVHLCCLEIRRIFKDVSPSTLEKKSNLEYLEKEFGLRSLLPECVIANVKSKNLKKMIQQQSKKCVPLGEAACMFKFLELLRTVYRYDREKFQCDLGTGWSIPVELIIGPDVGISYTASQAGSQLILVADFSHVSQVETLMSADCESHNNVQRIVGGVSSNKAVVQIKVAGSQEPLLITCSSIEMAENIADLVDRYCRLVNGTNLSLWNKRASQMTYYGCPCYHDLVNRSRPGSRVSTTNSRSTSRNGSPAPMGPGHRSRVGGEPSNDTRDYAELFDEDGDYSTPSVPNYELPRNLIELQEIVGFGHFGDVHRGIFRNGSGEPTMVAVKTCKDQTMADKFLEEAYIMQQFDHPNIIRLVGVCSQAPVWIVMELAKYGEMRAYLQKNQARLELDLATLVLFAYQLSTALSYLESKKFVHRDIAARNILVSADDCVKLADFGLSRWVEESCYYKASKGVLPIKWMAPESINYRRFTTASDVWMFGVCMWEIFMLGIKPFQGIKNSDVIGRIESGERLPLPIICPPNLYSLMLQCWSNEPSKRPCFREIKETLYEILMEERRERDETMSRENRRVAAISWSSTGSAGNGEDLPPPKPSRVPATYVGIGGGAGKSVPSASSEQSLSGPTTYLVAPNSEVLAQLMRDNETRADAGHYTAPASAFNTFTVEFSHTSSSNSNPASPQHKSKTKGRKNQPVYANIMMADATPPSAAIAAAAVATNPAPYKDEPNEPSREHMEQERRMLEWKLRQQQRQSEEDSRWLAEEESHLRKRLSVAASSSDRSDTDSMDGANACQKDRSTPLQGNPLDDRSVVVKKLEPTPTARLDRTHDKVYDATTSVVRAVMLLSQGVQQAKIENYVDLVKKVGLELRTLLTSVDQLVPHFPPSTHREVEMAHKVLSKDMAELVSALKLAERYSNTTLDNEYRKGMLSAAHILAMNAKNLLDVVDHVRIKHPHVNVYFSSSNRSQDSSAGCSTADNTSYQISSS
- the LOC124188495 gene encoding focal adhesion kinase 1-like isoform X5, encoding MTIEAAKMERDWSWSVACFGQQKDYMDLPPRSWGEKEAQQQQGEEPELWTSGGYQPAVDCWSANSCEKLLSSSRTRLVGESTATDVISNGQGDSWGLRRRSRSSSNSRQHQVVTDYIPAPKNLTNSPNSSVQFPPFSPPTSSFHHESSPSPSLRRWKQLKYAGRNWRSWRRLYSSIEELRTLPSAAAVPFHQRRMSVSMTKEQQQLHQQQQHHHQHGNEWSPLQVASSTRLGLAPQMARPLLIQSHHHVGGGNSSTSSSHSDIRPLLKQQMLPPELPLRRGGSVDRVLLPTENYNTNTTKSSNSESGSLFNPNNSVLTFKVFGPNPTQVVNMVKCLESSTVEEAIAQVTERLSAGPRAYQALYGFRIVESSNPKGPHYWLDNTSTLSQVQERFALEMVGVSDSKWRVELRIRCVPKNLHELYEKDKFTFLFYYDQTRFDYLSHGSLTVDPDLAVHLCCLEIRRIFKDVSPSTLEKKSNLEYLEKEFGLRSLLPECVIANVKSKNLKKMIQQQSKKCVPLGEAACMFKFLELLRTVYRYDREKFQCDLGTGWSIPVELIIGPDVGISYTASQAGSQLILVADFSHVSQVETLMSADCESHNNVQRIVGGVSSNKAVVQIKVAGSQEPLLITCSSIEMAENIADLVDRYCRLVNGTNLSLWNKRASQMTYYGCPCYHDLVNRSRPGSRVSTTNSRSTSRNGSPAPMGPGHRSRVGGEPSNDTRDYAELFDEDGDYSTPSVPNYELPRNLIELQEIVGFGHFGDVHRGIFRNGSGEPTMVAVKTCKDQTMADKFLEEAYIMQQFDHPNIIRLVGVCSQAPVWIVMELAKYGEMRAYLQKNQARLELDLATLVLFAYQLSTALSYLESKKFVHRDIAARNILVSADDCVKLADFGLSRWVEESCYYKASKGVLPIKWMAPESINYRRFTTASDVWMFGVCMWEIFMLGIKPFQGIKNSDVIGRIESGERLPLPIICPPNLYSLMLQCWSNEPSKRPCFREIKETLYEILMEERRERDETMSRENRRVAAISWSSTGSAGNGEDLPPPKPSRVPATYVGIGGGAGKSVPSASSEQSLSGPTTYLVAPNSEVLAQLMRDNETRADAGHYTAPASAFNTFTEPNEPSREHMEQERRMLEWKLRQQQRQSEEDSRWLAEEESHLQRKRLSVAASSSDRSDTDSMDGANACQKDRSTPLQGNPLDDRSVVVKKLEPTPTARLDRTHDKVYDATTSVVRAVMLLSQGVQQAKIENYVDLVKKVGLELRTLLTSVDQLVPHFPPSTHREVEMAHKVLSKDMAELVSALKLAERYSNTTLDNEYRKGMLSAAHILAMNAKNLLDVVDHVRIKHPHVNVYFSSSNRSQDSSAGCSTADNTSYQISSS
- the LOC124188495 gene encoding focal adhesion kinase 1-like isoform X3 gives rise to the protein MTIEAAKMERDWSWSVACFGQQKDYMDLPPRSWGEKEAQQQQGEEPELWTSGGYQPAVDCWSANSCEKLLSSSRTRLVGESTATDVISNGQGDSWGLRRRSRSSSNSRQHQVVTDYIPAPKNLTNSPNSSVQFPPFSPPTSSFHHESSPSPSLRRWKQLKYAGRNWRSWRRLYSSIEELRTLPSAAAVPFHQRRMSVSMTKEQQQLHQQQQHHHQHGNEWSPLQVASSTRLGLAPQMARPLLIQSHHHVGGGNSSTSSSHSDIRPLLKQQMLPPELPLRRGGSVDRVLLPTENYNTNTTKSSNSESGSLFNPNNSVLTFKVFGPNPTQVVNMVKCLESSTVEEAIAQVTERLSAGPRAYQALYGFRIVESSNPKGPHYWLDNTSTLSQVQERFALEMVGVSDSKWRVELRIRCVPKNLHELYEKDKFTFLFYYDQTRFDYLSHGSLTVDPDLAVHLCCLEIRRIFKDVSPSTLEKKSNLEYLEKEFGLRSLLPECVIANVKSKNLKKMIQQQSKKCVPLGEAACMFKFLELLRTVYRYDREKFQCDLGTGWSIPVELIIGPDVGISYTASQAGSQLILVADFSHVSQVETLMSADCESHNNVQRIVGGVSSNKAVVQIKVAGSQEPLLITCSSIEMAENIADLVDRYCRLVNGTNLSLWNKRDLVNRSRPGSRVSTTNSRSTSRNGSPAPMGPGHRSRVGGEPSNDTRDYAELFDEDGDYSTPSVPNYELPRNLIELQEIVGFGHFGDVHRGIFRNGSGEPTMVAVKTCKDQTMADKFLEEAYIMQQFDHPNIIRLVGVCSQAPVWIVMELAKYGEMRAYLQKNQARLELDLATLVLFAYQLSTALSYLESKKFVHRDIAARNILVSADDCVKLADFGLSRWVEESCYYKASKGVLPIKWMAPESINYRRFTTASDVWMFGVCMWEIFMLGIKPFQGIKNSDVIGRIESGERLPLPIICPPNLYSLMLQCWSNEPSKRPCFREIKETLYEILMEERRERDETMSRENRRVAAISWSSTGSAGNGEDLPPPKPSRVPATYVGIGGGAGKSVPSASSEQSLSGPTTYLVAPNSEVLAQLMRDNETRADAGHYTAPASAFNTFTVEFSHTSSSNSNPASPQHKSKTKGRKNQPVYANIMMADATPPSAAIAAAAVATNPAPYKDEPNEPSREHMEQERRMLEWKLRQQQRQSEEDSRWLAEEESHLQRKRLSVAASSSDRSDTDSMDGANACQKDRSTPLQGNPLDDRSVVVKKLEPTPTARLDRTHDKVYDATTSVVRAVMLLSQGVQQAKIENYVDLVKKVGLELRTLLTSVDQLVPHFPPSTHREVEMAHKVLSKDMAELVSALKLAERYSNTTLDNEYRKGMLSAAHILAMNAKNLLDVVDHVRIKHPHVNVYFSSSNRSQDSSAGCSTADNTSYQISSS
- the LOC124188495 gene encoding focal adhesion kinase 1-like isoform X4, which produces MTIEAAKMERDWSWSVACFGQQKDYMDLPPRSWGEKEAQQQQGEEPELWTSGGYQPAVDCWSANSCEKLLSSSRTRLVGESTATDVISNGQGDSWGLRRRSRSSSNSRQHQVVTDYIPAPKNLTNSPNSSVQFPPFSPPTSSFHHESSPSPSLRRWKQLKYAGRNWRSWRRLYSSIEELRTLPSAAAVPFHQRRMSVSMTKEQQQLHQQQQHHHQHGNEWSPLQVASSTRLGLAPQMARPLLIQSHHHVGGGNSSTSSSHSDIRPLLKQQMLPPELPLRRGGSVDRVLLPTENYNTNTTKSSNSESGSLFNPNNSVLTFKVFGPNPTQVVNMVKCLESSTVEEAIAQVTERLSAGPRAYQALYGFRIVESSNPKGPHYWLDNTSTLSQVQERFALEMVGVSDSKWRVELRIRCVPKNLHELYEKDKFTFLFYYDQTRFDYLSHGSLTVDPDLAVHLCCLEIRRIFKDVSPSTLEKKSNLEYLEKEFGLRSLLPECVIANVKSKNLKKMIQQQSKKCVPLGEAACMFKFLELLRTVYRYDREKFQCDLGTGWSIPVELIIGPDVGISYTASQAGSQLILVADFSHVSQVETLMSADCESHNNVQRIVGGVSSNKAVVQIKVAGSQEPLLITCSSIEMAENIADLVDRYCRLVNGTNLSLWNKRDLVNRSRPGSRVSTTNSRSTSRNGSPAPMGPGHRSRVGGEPSNDTRDYAELFDEDGDYSTPSVPNYELPRNLIELQEIVGFGHFGDVHRGIFRNGSGEPTMVAVKTCKDQTMADKFLEEAYIMQQFDHPNIIRLVGVCSQAPVWIVMELAKYGEMRAYLQKNQARLELDLATLVLFAYQLSTALSYLESKKFVHRDIAARNILVSADDCVKLADFGLSRWVEESCYYKASKGVLPIKWMAPESINYRRFTTASDVWMFGVCMWEIFMLGIKPFQGIKNSDVIGRIESGERLPLPIICPPNLYSLMLQCWSNEPSKRPCFREIKETLYEILMEERRERDETMSRENRRVAAISWSSTGSAGNGEDLPPPKPSRVPATYVGIGGGAGKSVPSASSEQSLSGPTTYLVAPNSEVLAQLMRDNETRADAGHYTAPASAFNTFTVEFSHTSSSNSNPASPQHKSKTKGRKNQPVYANIMMADATPPSAAIAAAAVATNPAPYKDEPNEPSREHMEQERRMLEWKLRQQQRQSEEDSRWLAEEESHLRKRLSVAASSSDRSDTDSMDGANACQKDRSTPLQGNPLDDRSVVVKKLEPTPTARLDRTHDKVYDATTSVVRAVMLLSQGVQQAKIENYVDLVKKVGLELRTLLTSVDQLVPHFPPSTHREVEMAHKVLSKDMAELVSALKLAERYSNTTLDNEYRKGMLSAAHILAMNAKNLLDVVDHVRIKHPHVNVYFSSSNRSQDSSAGCSTADNTSYQISSS